The Arctopsyche grandis isolate Sample6627 chromosome 7, ASM5162203v2, whole genome shotgun sequence genome includes a window with the following:
- the SIDL gene encoding SIDL trafficking protein particle complex subunit 10, giving the protein MRGGSKSTHPPTPTKPILTCAGDWNLFCTLEAPLVAAIPQDSSEWRRSYGRVFKKVFVEATFEQFSKDILPDENDWDILKQPIFHIFWTDCNDIESYKTKTKDEIEAWFKILTQYNISDWMIVLVETYDIRKTNKLIPRTTVLDKIRGDFGSKHGDRCLSVINPIKSESRSAESWRGLVTRIRHLVLTSYNKSLIRFEEHMREQRDKRNEPGWNFCEYFLLQEQLAFILEMLGLYDEALVQYDELDALFTQFILNSSIGESPKWLTSFQKTIDTWQGVCLSPNVPYKQRELIKDCQISLVEFRTYLFQRQSAMLLMNSRPWEIASRCLAVVHNTIKELHSLEVTVPVGAFACWALLTCLEVLQTCEKLAANASHQVVQQCATHQAPLWHYAKDKLWELGKLCGLLPGTPDPSSAQLHLVVTLSAGMIYIEANNSLQDSISTTPIDKLKEALGSKQAFQIHYLELAELAMGTYKHIGRLRCARFIGRDLASFYSELGETGKACVFLLDALRSYEDQGWKDLAAQTRMELVSCYKKMSDHERYTKLSATISSTNELEILVRNFYFDEMLKSIKLHLTDSTQTVLCELSDCFKLVAVNIMPPERENYIKDSPVRVNVILESFFPREVVCQKASISLELYKEQDALKKTEKKPLDKANKTDIANLSSNSGIQPSPKKGNASNQSSTDPVKEDEFITRCKLDDLKEKNPFMYPLNLTLHLDWKEDKTLDTASVQCNNPKSKLKRADSTKYRKQSANQRSDFTNCFNVENFSIKPGVNDFTLETIAHQAGTFRLGQISIVVEKQLEYLTNALSACKMCYEVITKGVEIALNKVNPKKELFAGIEHAMELIVTSGSTSITENCSIHLRTSNGLTVQIKDSRYDSLTRELDINIPPCSPFNKVVIPLLVLAHLPPKKDEKHIEHKIWIHCPWMENPVIVALHFSLPISTSWRLLTSNIRKFIHLTLVSSPSDHSSLAVSSPKLETDCEVALVDLNPKNNLEYILDSNGMSVSFMWELRMNPLDKSYPIKTMFSMSYRVIGGDSQSDKLKEYKCPFEMQEYQTLFLVRSKVDPTKGSEFCRASQMCYLQLTVQKVNETDHNSLMYEVLADQTMWAVCGRTAGVITMDNTEPQTVILEVMPLIAGYLPLPAVRLSKYIAAIQNTNKDGRKSDMGGSSHPRLEPFSPGQVYHSGKAQQVHVLANVNSTDNH; this is encoded by the exons ATGCGGGGCGGCTCCAAATCCACGCACCCCCCTACGCCCACCAAACCCATTCTCACCT GTGCTGGAGATTGGAATTTATTTTGCACTCTCGAAGCACCATTGGTAGCTGCTATTCCGCAAGATTCGAGCGAATGGCGTCGATCTTATGGACGTGTTTTCAAAAAAGTGTTTGTTGAAGCAACATTTGAACAGTTTTCTAAGGATATATTACCCGATGAAAATGATTGGGACATATTAAAACAAcccatatttcatatattttggaCTGACTGTAAT GATATTGAATCGtataaaacgaaaacaaaagaTGAAATTGAAGCATGGTTTAAAATACTCACACAATACAATATTTCTGATTGGATGATCGTATTAGTCGAAACGTATGACATTAGAAAAACGAATAAACTAATACCTCGAACCACTGTCCTCGATAAAATTCGTGGCGACTTTGGTTCGAAACATGGAGATCGATGTCTTTCTGTCATCAACCCTATCAAATCTGAATCTCGATCGGCGGAATCATGGAGAGGGCTAGTAACCAGAATACGTCACCTGGTTCTCACGTCGTACAATAAAAGCTTGATTAGGTTTGAGGAGCACATGCGAGAGCAGCGTGACAAAAGAAACGAACCCGGTTGgaatttttgtgaatattttttactaCAG GAACAATTGGCGTTTATATTGGAAATGTTGGGTCTTTATGATGAAGCTCTCGTACAATATGATGAATTAGATGCATTGTTTACACAATTCATATTGAATTCGAGCATTGGAGAAAGTCCAAAATGGCTAACCAGTTTTCAGAAAACCATCGACACGTGGCAAGGCGTATGCTTATCACCGAATGTCCCTTACAAACAGAGAGAATTGATTAAAGATTGTCAAATATCGCTTGTAGAGTTTAGGACCTATCTTTTTCAAAGGCAAAGTGCTATGCTTTTAATGAACAGTCGACCTTGggag ATTGCTTCCAGATGCTTAGCTGTCGTCCACAATACAATAAAAGAATTGCATTCATTGGAAGTCACTGTTCCAGTTGGTGCTTTCGCTTGTTGGGCTCTTTTGACATGTTTAGAAGTATTGCAAACGTGTGAAAAATTAGCTGCCAATGCTTCTCACCAAGTGGTTCAACAGTGTGCTACGCATCAAGCACCCTTATGGCATTATGCAAAAGATAAG ttgTGGGAACTCGGTAAATTGTGTGGATTGTTGCCGGGAACTCCAGATCCATCGTCGGCTCAATTACATCTAGTCGTCACGCTGTCAGCTGGCATGATATATATTGAAGCAAATAATTCACTTCAAGACTCAATATCCACTACACCCATCGACAAACTCAAAGAAGCATTGGGTTCCAAACAAGCGTTTCAAATACACTATCTTGAACTTGCTGAGTTGGCTATGGGAACTTATAAACATATTGGGCGATTGAG GTGTGCTCGTTTTATCGGCCGAGATTTGGCATCATTTTACAGTGAGCTAGGAGAGACCGGCAAGGCTTGCGTTTTTTTACTGGACGCCCTAAGATCGTATGAAGATCAGGGTTGGAAAGATTTGGCTGCTCAAACGAGAATGGAATTAGTGTCTTGTTACAAGAAAATGTCTGATCATGAAAG ATATACGAAATTGTCTGCAACGATTTCTAGCACCAACGAATTAGAAATATTAGTACGGAATTTTTACTTTGATGAAATGCTGAAATCGATCAAACTGCATTTGACCGATTCTACACAGACGGTGTTATGTGAGCTGAGCGATTGCTTCAAACTCGTAGCTGTTAATATTATGCCACCCGAGcgtgaaaattatattaaagataGTCCTGTTAGAGTGAATGTTATTCTGGAAAGTTTTTTTCCGCGAGAGGTGGTCTGTCAGAAAGCTAGTATAAGCTTGGAATTGTACAAGGAGCAAGATGCGCTTAAAAAAACCGAGAAAAAACCGTTAGATAAAGCGAATAAGACTGATATAGCCAATTTAAGTAGTAATAGTGGAATTCAACCGTCGCCTAAGAAGGGAAATGCATCGAATCAAAGCTCAACAGATCCAGTAAAAGAAGATGAatttattacaag gTGTAAATTAGATGACTTGAAAGAAAAGAATCCTTTTATGTATCCATTAAATCTGACTCTTCACTTGGATTGGAAAGAAGATAAAACATTAGATACAGCGTCCGTCCAGTGTAATAATCCCAAATCTAAATTGAAAAGGGCTGATAGCACCAAATATAGAAAACAATCGGCGAATCAACGCAGCGATTTCACCAATTGTTTTAACGTAGAAAATTTCTCCATCAAACCAGGTGTAAATGATTTCACGCTTGAAACGATCGCACATCAAGCCGGCACTTTCCGACTGGGGCAAATTTCTATAGTCGTTGAAAAACAATTAGAATACCTTACGAACGCTTTGTCTGCTTGTAAAATGTGCTACGAAGTGATCACCAAAGGCGTAGAGATTGCATTGAACAAAGTCAACCCaaagaaagagctatttgctgGAATCGAACATGCTATGGAATTAATCGTCACCAGCGGCAGCACTTCCATAACAgaa AATTGTTCAATACATCTAAGAACGTCTAATGGTTTAACTGTACAGATAAAAGATTCTCGATACGACAGCTTAACAAgggaattggatattaatattCCACCGTGTAGTCCATTCAATAAAGTTGTAATACCACTTTTAGTACTCGCTCATTTACCGCCAAAAAAAGATGAGAAACACATCGAACACAAG ATTTGGATTCATTGCCCTTGGATGGAAAATCCTGTTATCGTTGCATTACACTTTTCTCTTCCAATATCCACGTCATGGAGACTGCTTACATCGAACATTCGAAAGTTTATACATTTGACTTTAGTGTCGTCGCCATCGGACCACAGTTCCTTAGCTGTCTCAAGTCCAAAACTAGAAACCGATTGCGAAGTAGCATTGGTTGATTTGAATCCTAAAAATAATCTTGAATAT atTTTGGACTCGAACGGGATGTCAGTATCTTTTATGTGGGAACTCCGGATGAATCCACTGGACAAGTCGTACCCGATTAAAACGATGTTTTCAATGTCATATCGCGTCATCGGTGGTGATTCACAAAGCGACAAACTGAAAGAGTACAAGTGTCCGTTTGAAATGCAAGAATATCAGACACTGTTTTTGGTTCGATCCAAAGTAGATCCGACAAAAGGTTCTGAATTTTGCAGGGCTTCACAAATGTGCTATTTGCAGCTAACTGTACAaaag GTGAACGAGACTGATCACAATTCTTTAATGTATGAAGTACTGGCAGATCAAACTATGTGGGCTGTATGCGGAAGAACTGCAG GAGTTATCACTATGGATAATACAGAGCCCCAAACAGTAATATTAGAAGTCATGCCATTAATCGCTGGATATTTACCTCTGCCGGCTGTTAGACTTTCGAAATATATAGCTGCCattcaaaatacaaataaag atggAAGAAAATCTGACATGGGTGGTTCGTCTCATCCAAGATTGGAACCTTTCAGTCCGGGACAAGTTTACCATAGTGGTAAAGCTCAACAAGTACACGTTTTAGCCAACGTAAACAGCACTGATAATCACTGA
- the LOC143914854 gene encoding uncharacterized protein LOC143914854, producing the protein MKMSKGILFATILFLGTSISIADVICTFGDFRSGVVRCIPGHDGVKSLLMVHVLGNKQNSYIDELHIKNCKLLAISGNVFKQFRNIYVLDLSHNVLVSLEEDVFKNLVELRTLNVSHNALGTIDAKVFQPLTKLQDLDMSHNFLSTPSAESIFSGLASLRALDISNNAEILSLPSLLTGLKLKSLRISRSSLTLPEIYDIAMPDLIYLDMSSNNQLYFNGDASAVTQKCPDLLYMYLSNIQMKTIDSNFFTNNRMLIFIDLSKNLLKAIHEELFSANEELLSLDLSQNNLNRLPRELFRKTIRLLSLHLNDNDIERLPSDIFDSLKNMRILNLANNKIESLQSTIFSKNRNLNTVYLDGNRIKEINPYTFAANSQIRVLALSNNLLERFNFRVISTMENLLQLSLDNNDLQEISSDVVKLYSLYELDLSCNKLTALSPSNVLDLITEGNRLIHLHGNPWNCACMNRLLTYNKGYVDYGRNLFSDGKYPTCIVGRSLYDCDWNITDEDYNSWVKTRKYYPNLCLPRG; encoded by the coding sequence ATGAAAATGTCCAAAGGCATACTGTTTGCCACAATCCTGTTCCTCGGAACCAGCATCAGTATAGCGGACGTGATCTGCACATTTGGGGACTTCAGAAGCGGAGTGGTGAGATGTATTCCAGGCCACGACGGAGTAAAGAGTCTGCTGATGGTACATGTTCTCGGCAACAAACAGAATTCCTACATAGACGAGTTGCATatcaaaaattgcaaactgcTAGCGATAAGCGGAAACGTCTTCAAGCAGTTCCGAAACATTTACGTACTGGATTTATCTCACAACGTACTGGTCTCCTTAGAAGAGGATGTGTTCAAGAATCTGGTTGAGTTGAGAACGTTGAATGTGTCGCACAATGCATTGGGAACTATAGATGCTAAAGTGTTTCAACCGCTAACAAAATTGCAGGACTTGGATATGTCTCACAATTTCTTGTCTACACCTTCAGCCGAAAGCATCTTTTCAGGTCTCGCCTCACTTCGGGCACTAGACATCTCGAACAATGCTGAAATTTTGAGTCTTCCATCACTTCTGACTggtttgaaattgaaatcatTGCGTATAAGCAGGTCATCTCTGACTCTACCTGAAATTTACGATATTGCAATGCCCGACTTGATTTATTTGGACATGTCTTCGAACAATCAACTGTATTTCAACGGCGATGCTTCAGCAGTGACACAAAAGTGTCCCGATCTGCTATACATGTACttatcaaatattcaaatgaaaactATTGATTCAAACTTTTTCACAAATAACAGAATGCTCATCTTTATAGACCTGTCTAAGAATCTTTTGAAAGCGATACACGAAGAATTGTTTTCGGCCAACGAGGAACTGCTGAGTCTAGATCTGTCACAGAATAATCTGAACAGATTACCCAGAGAATTGTTCCGTAAAACGATTCGGTTGTTGTCTTTGCATCTGAACGACAACGATATTGAAAGGTTGCCTTCGGATATTTTCGATTCATTGAAGAATATGAGGATTTTAAACTTGGCCAACAATAAAATAGAGTCATTGCAGAGCACGATATTTTCGAAAAATAGAAATTTGAACACAGTTTACTTAGACGGGAACCGCATCAAGGAGATCAATCCGTACACGTTCGCTGCCAATTCTCAAATTCGAGTGTTGGCACTGTCTAACAATTTACTAGAAAGGTTCAATTTTAGAGTCATCAGCACTATGGAAAATTTACTACAGTTGAGTTTGGATAACAACGATCTTCAAGAGATTTCCTCTGATGTAGTCAAGCTTTACAGTTTATACGAGTTGGATCTGTCGTGCAACAAACTCACTGCTCTGTCTCCATCAAACGTGCTTGATCTCATAACTGAAGGCAACAGGCTGATCCATTTGCACGGCAACCCTTGGAATTGCGCTTGTATGAATCGCCTGCTGACATACAACAAAGGTTACGTGGATTACGGAAGGAACCTGTTCAGCGATGGAAAATATCCCACGTGTATCGTAGGCAGAAGTCTTTACGATTGTGATTGGAACATCACAGATGAAGACTACAATAGTTGGGTAAAAACTCGCAAGTACTATCCTAATTTGTGTTTGCCGAGAGGGTGA
- the LOC143914187 gene encoding FHF complex subunit HOOK interacting protein 2A-like isoform X2 yields the protein MLGRVSEALHNAADLIAPPATRLVDFQFHWKLIQNFYVSENVSTKVHVENTKIPLHLHQMLQFLVEEEAECGDILGPCINDLMDSKLGIASCLTSLAEADQPPGLRGIVLVWYNSLLRRVKHAPIHEVAFYRPIQKLLILCNNNPASPTEKEEVELLLTLCGLVRKQPDLVKLFLSKNYEEDICPFIVKGSLMEKPERNTLFEYDDLPKPFRLISLVSQPEARKSDQKECVENESISSTFDDEEQKNNSGSYEDDRFLLIDLLLSYLASADNHIVLRACEGIMIVTSLPDDTIAHLIANTSSVCAYLVDKLIDKYKALPENTDPCDLDQLNITWGYASQEFADKCVKSIGLRESTSFLSWLDYCDTLAKECHALLAIHLARTLRWHFFVAELELGLENGQNATLVTTVIGKCLKAIDSVEILNEISKWLVGDCNNVTMRPLTPILQTLIENCLEGEIDLCLETLRLFEVMLEKVSEHILHCLVLGFLEGRGYHAPIRASNNFEDEERERLNAQTLRQERESNRQTMKRVCEGHIDSNFAIPCEGSHSNNQITVDNNIHKVINSFLLLLPRNLLSDPAGLGYEQYMQDANRHYLRWLEATSGFNWPTRATWHDPSTSSTHSCDSRPEADLHMHSSPSSDHQKHPTADIKYTMPLNKNVEQISLLHSNSCYKCNKLENNCTDFKRHNSPSADDANKPDNLDDISDRKVEIDCKNSLESHSFHQPLVLNQRDRSSLSEMAEDEELTFDEGPFLKMLFKLLLNMPSQPYQINLQLTAIFSKLAMMPHPYLHEYLLNPVLPTGKNVTTLFKTLQKLSKIFMAQIPKVKKFSTIIEETRQRLLGDESIEDGDKSDPLFESLIVVEEFCKELAAIYFVKYHHSSQLHS from the exons ATGCTGGGCCGCGTCTCCGAAGCGCTTCACAACGCCGCTGACCTG ATTGCTCCTCCGGCGACACGTCTCGtcgattttcaatttcattggAAGTTAATACAAAACTTTTACGTAAGCGAAAATGTATCGACGAAAGTGCACGTTGAAAATACCAAAATTCCATTGCACTTACATCAAATGTTGCAg tttttagttGAAGAAGAAGCAGAATGTGGGGATATATTAGGCCCGTGTATCAATGATTTGATGGACAGTAAACTCGGAATCGCTTCATGCTTGACAAGTTTAGCCGAAGCAGATCAACCGCCTGGTCTACGAGGAATTGTTCTCGTTTGGTACAATTCCCTACTCAGGCGAGTGAAGCATGCTCCGATTCACGAAGTTGCTTTTTATCGACCTATACAG AAACTTCTGATCCTGTGTAATAATAACCCTGCATCGCCGACGGAAAAAGAAGAAGTAGAATTGTTATTAACTCTTTGTGGCCTTGTTAGAAAACAACCTGATTTGGTGAAGTTATTTTTGTCCAAAAATTACGAAGAGGACATTTGCCCTTTCATAGTCAAGGGAAGTTTAATGGAAAAACCCGAAAGAAATACTTTGTTTGAATACGATGATCTACCAAAACCTTTCAGACTTATATCTTTGGTTTCGCAACCAGAAGCGAGAAAAAGCGATCAAAAAGAATGTGTAGAAAATGAATCAATTTCGTCAACTTTTGATGACGaagagcaaaaaaataattctggAAGTTATGAAGATGACAGATTTCTTCTTATAGATTTGTTACTTTCTTATCTTGCAAGTGCT gaTAACCATATCGTTCTAAGAGCCTGCGAAGGAATCATGATCGTCACATCTTTACCCGATGACACTATAGCTCACTTGATAGCTAACACCAGTTCAGTGTGTGCATATCTTGTAGACAAGTTGATTGATAAATATAAAGCGTTACCAGAAAATACCGATCCGTGTGATTTAGACCAACTCAATATAACTTGGGG GTATGCTAGTCAAGAGTTTGCCGATAAGTGTGTAAAATCGATAGGATTGCGTGAATCTACTTCTTTCTTATCCTGGCTAGATTACTGCGATACATTAGCTAAGGAATGTCACGCATTGCTAGCTATACATCTCGCCAGAACGCTGAG GTGGCACTTTTTTGTTGCGGAGTTGGAACTCGGATTAGAAAATGGCCAAAATGCGACATTAGTCACTACAGTAATAGGAAAATGCCTTAAAGCTATTGATTCTGTCGAAATATTAAACG aAATTAGCAAATGGCTAGTCGGTGATTGTAATAATGTAACGATGAGACCGTTGACTCCAATTCTTCAAACATTGATTGAAAATTGTTTAGAAGGCGAAATTGACCTTTGTTTAGAAACTTTAAGACTATTTGAg GTGATGCTAGAAAAAGTGTCGGaacatattttgcattgtctTGTTCTTGGTTTTTTGGAAGGTAGAGGATATCATGCGCCCATACGGGCATCTAATAATTTTGAAGATGAAGAACGTGAAAGACTGAACGCCCAAACTTTGAGACAAGAAAGAGAAAGTAATag ACAAACAATGAAAAGAGTTTGCGAAGGTCATATAGACAGCAATTTTGCCATTCCTTGTGAAGGGAGTCattcaaataatcaaattacagttgataataatatccacaaagtAATAAATAG TTTTCTACTTCTTTTGCCTCGAAATCTTCTTTCCGATCCTGCTGGATTAGGCTATGAGCAGTATATGCAAGATGCTAATCGACATTATCTG CGATGGTTGGAAGCAACATCGGGCTTTAATTGGCCAACGAGAGCCACTTGGCACGATCCATCTACGAGTTCCACTCATAGCTGTGACAGTCGGCCGGAGGCAGATTTACACATGCATTCTTCTCCGAGTTCCGATCATCAAAAACACCCCACCGCTgatatcaaatatacaatgccttTGAATAAAAACGTTGAACAAATTTCACTCTTGCATAGCAACTCGtgttataaatgtaataaattagaaaataaCTGCACCGATTTTAAAAGGCACAACTCGCCCAGCGCAGATGATGCGAATAAACCTGATAATTTAGATGATATTAGTGATAGAAAAGTGGAAATTGATTGTAAGAATAGTTTAGAATCGCATTCCTTTCACCAGCCACTGGTTTTGAATCAACGCGATCGCTCTAGTCTCAGTGAAATGGCCGAAGATGAAGAATTGACTTTTGACGAAGGCCCTTTtcttaaaatgctttttaagtTGTTGCTAAACATGCCTAGTCAACCGTATCAAATTAAtcttcaattgacagctatattttcaaaattggcAATGATGCCTCATCCGTATCTACATGAGTATCTGCTTAACCCTGTGTTACCTACTGGAAAAAATGTCACTACACTATTCAAAACCCTTCAGAAGCTTTCGAAAATATTTATGGCACAAATACCAAAAGTGAAAAAGTTCAGTACCATAATTGAAGAAACCAGGCAAAGGCTGCTAGGCGACGAATCAATTGAAGATgg TGATAAAAGTGATCCTCTTTTTGAAAGTCTTATCGTAGTTGAAGAGTTCTGTAAAGAGTTAGCAGCAATTTACTTCGTTAAGTATCATCATTCCTCACAGTTGCACAGttga
- the LOC143914187 gene encoding FHF complex subunit HOOK interacting protein 2A-like isoform X1, producing MLGRVSEALHNAADLIAPPATRLVDFQFHWKLIQNFYVSENVSTKVHVENTKIPLHLHQMLQFLVEEEAECGDILGPCINDLMDSKLGIASCLTSLAEADQPPGLRGIVLVWYNSLLRRVKHAPIHEVAFYRPIQKLLILCNNNPASPTEKEEVELLLTLCGLVRKQPDLVKLFLSKNYEEDICPFIVKGSLMEKPERNTLFEYDDLPKPFRLISLVSQPEARKSDQKECVENESISSTFDDEEQKNNSGSYEDDRFLLIDLLLSYLASADNHIVLRACEGIMIVTSLPDDTIAHLIANTSSVCAYLVDKLIDKYKALPENTDPCDLDQLNITWGYASQEFADKCVKSIGLRESTSFLSWLDYCDTLAKECHALLAIHLARTLRWHFFVAELELGLENGQNATLVTTVIGKCLKAIDSVEILNEISKWLVGDCNNVTMRPLTPILQTLIENCLEGEIDLCLETLRLFEVMLEKVSEHILHCLVLGFLEGRGYHAPIRASNNFEDEERERLNAQTLRQERESNRQTMKRVCEGHIDSNFAIPCEGSHSNNQITVDNNIHKVINSFLLLLPRNLLSDPAGLGYEQYMQDANRHYLVWLQRWLEATSGFNWPTRATWHDPSTSSTHSCDSRPEADLHMHSSPSSDHQKHPTADIKYTMPLNKNVEQISLLHSNSCYKCNKLENNCTDFKRHNSPSADDANKPDNLDDISDRKVEIDCKNSLESHSFHQPLVLNQRDRSSLSEMAEDEELTFDEGPFLKMLFKLLLNMPSQPYQINLQLTAIFSKLAMMPHPYLHEYLLNPVLPTGKNVTTLFKTLQKLSKIFMAQIPKVKKFSTIIEETRQRLLGDESIEDGDKSDPLFESLIVVEEFCKELAAIYFVKYHHSSQLHS from the exons ATGCTGGGCCGCGTCTCCGAAGCGCTTCACAACGCCGCTGACCTG ATTGCTCCTCCGGCGACACGTCTCGtcgattttcaatttcattggAAGTTAATACAAAACTTTTACGTAAGCGAAAATGTATCGACGAAAGTGCACGTTGAAAATACCAAAATTCCATTGCACTTACATCAAATGTTGCAg tttttagttGAAGAAGAAGCAGAATGTGGGGATATATTAGGCCCGTGTATCAATGATTTGATGGACAGTAAACTCGGAATCGCTTCATGCTTGACAAGTTTAGCCGAAGCAGATCAACCGCCTGGTCTACGAGGAATTGTTCTCGTTTGGTACAATTCCCTACTCAGGCGAGTGAAGCATGCTCCGATTCACGAAGTTGCTTTTTATCGACCTATACAG AAACTTCTGATCCTGTGTAATAATAACCCTGCATCGCCGACGGAAAAAGAAGAAGTAGAATTGTTATTAACTCTTTGTGGCCTTGTTAGAAAACAACCTGATTTGGTGAAGTTATTTTTGTCCAAAAATTACGAAGAGGACATTTGCCCTTTCATAGTCAAGGGAAGTTTAATGGAAAAACCCGAAAGAAATACTTTGTTTGAATACGATGATCTACCAAAACCTTTCAGACTTATATCTTTGGTTTCGCAACCAGAAGCGAGAAAAAGCGATCAAAAAGAATGTGTAGAAAATGAATCAATTTCGTCAACTTTTGATGACGaagagcaaaaaaataattctggAAGTTATGAAGATGACAGATTTCTTCTTATAGATTTGTTACTTTCTTATCTTGCAAGTGCT gaTAACCATATCGTTCTAAGAGCCTGCGAAGGAATCATGATCGTCACATCTTTACCCGATGACACTATAGCTCACTTGATAGCTAACACCAGTTCAGTGTGTGCATATCTTGTAGACAAGTTGATTGATAAATATAAAGCGTTACCAGAAAATACCGATCCGTGTGATTTAGACCAACTCAATATAACTTGGGG GTATGCTAGTCAAGAGTTTGCCGATAAGTGTGTAAAATCGATAGGATTGCGTGAATCTACTTCTTTCTTATCCTGGCTAGATTACTGCGATACATTAGCTAAGGAATGTCACGCATTGCTAGCTATACATCTCGCCAGAACGCTGAG GTGGCACTTTTTTGTTGCGGAGTTGGAACTCGGATTAGAAAATGGCCAAAATGCGACATTAGTCACTACAGTAATAGGAAAATGCCTTAAAGCTATTGATTCTGTCGAAATATTAAACG aAATTAGCAAATGGCTAGTCGGTGATTGTAATAATGTAACGATGAGACCGTTGACTCCAATTCTTCAAACATTGATTGAAAATTGTTTAGAAGGCGAAATTGACCTTTGTTTAGAAACTTTAAGACTATTTGAg GTGATGCTAGAAAAAGTGTCGGaacatattttgcattgtctTGTTCTTGGTTTTTTGGAAGGTAGAGGATATCATGCGCCCATACGGGCATCTAATAATTTTGAAGATGAAGAACGTGAAAGACTGAACGCCCAAACTTTGAGACAAGAAAGAGAAAGTAATag ACAAACAATGAAAAGAGTTTGCGAAGGTCATATAGACAGCAATTTTGCCATTCCTTGTGAAGGGAGTCattcaaataatcaaattacagttgataataatatccacaaagtAATAAATAG TTTTCTACTTCTTTTGCCTCGAAATCTTCTTTCCGATCCTGCTGGATTAGGCTATGAGCAGTATATGCAAGATGCTAATCGACATTATCTG GTGTGGTTACAGCGATGGTTGGAAGCAACATCGGGCTTTAATTGGCCAACGAGAGCCACTTGGCACGATCCATCTACGAGTTCCACTCATAGCTGTGACAGTCGGCCGGAGGCAGATTTACACATGCATTCTTCTCCGAGTTCCGATCATCAAAAACACCCCACCGCTgatatcaaatatacaatgccttTGAATAAAAACGTTGAACAAATTTCACTCTTGCATAGCAACTCGtgttataaatgtaataaattagaaaataaCTGCACCGATTTTAAAAGGCACAACTCGCCCAGCGCAGATGATGCGAATAAACCTGATAATTTAGATGATATTAGTGATAGAAAAGTGGAAATTGATTGTAAGAATAGTTTAGAATCGCATTCCTTTCACCAGCCACTGGTTTTGAATCAACGCGATCGCTCTAGTCTCAGTGAAATGGCCGAAGATGAAGAATTGACTTTTGACGAAGGCCCTTTtcttaaaatgctttttaagtTGTTGCTAAACATGCCTAGTCAACCGTATCAAATTAAtcttcaattgacagctatattttcaaaattggcAATGATGCCTCATCCGTATCTACATGAGTATCTGCTTAACCCTGTGTTACCTACTGGAAAAAATGTCACTACACTATTCAAAACCCTTCAGAAGCTTTCGAAAATATTTATGGCACAAATACCAAAAGTGAAAAAGTTCAGTACCATAATTGAAGAAACCAGGCAAAGGCTGCTAGGCGACGAATCAATTGAAGATgg TGATAAAAGTGATCCTCTTTTTGAAAGTCTTATCGTAGTTGAAGAGTTCTGTAAAGAGTTAGCAGCAATTTACTTCGTTAAGTATCATCATTCCTCACAGTTGCACAGttga